From a region of the Apis cerana isolate GH-2021 linkage group LG13, AcerK_1.0, whole genome shotgun sequence genome:
- the LOC108003966 gene encoding uncharacterized protein LOC108003966, protein MFDYFQILIAFVAIFLTLYYYFTLNFNFWKNRNVVAPKPIPFFGNTKDVILRKIEISNFIAKLYKKYDNEAMFGIFFGSSPNLVLRDLDLIKDVLIKDFSTFDERGFKISERADPLNANLFNLDVKRWRPLRIRLSSVFTSGKLKEMFPFMLECAERLEQCLENAVKREGFVDCFEISARYTTDVIGSCAFGINMNALSDECSEFRRIGKRIFDLDKNILRSFLRQFFPQFYNLLGFVIPYSETSIFVTKFISEMIKYREENNVVKADFVNSLMELKKHSEKLQNIKITDNLLAAQAFVFFAAGFETSSTTMAHALYEMALNPHIQDKVRKEIKEFHAKNNGNFTYEEVKKMKYLDKVFKETLRKYPPGVFLKRKCNSNYTFNGTKVSIPAGTSVIIPVYSIQTDPKFYENPDVFDPERFNEDAVAARHPMSYLPFGNGPRNCIGIRFGIYQTKVGLIRMLQNFKVNVCEKTMIPYIKKINSFTLAPKDGIFLKVEKITDCGKIQNNKPYHTLSFYFVSKQKFNYIHYFFIKLTYKTRMPSLEIIFGIILLFLAIYYYFTSTFDFWKVRGVPGPKPIPIFGNIKNVMLLRTSMCHYLKKLCEEYKHEPMIGIFTRKTPILIIQDPDLIKDVLIRDFSKFANRGIPIHEKAEPLSSHLFNLEVERWRPLRTRLSPVFTSGKLKEMFPLILDCAKHLEQYLDKLILREEFIECRELTAKYTTDVIGSCAFGIEMNALSDEESEFRRIGRKVFANSFGQILRFRFRQIFPRIYNLLAFILPPMEVTKFLTNIIVSTMKYRQENNIVRPDFVNMLIELKKHPDKLENIKLTDTLLTAQAFVFFIAGFETSSSAISNALYELALNPEIQDKLRQEIKEYFNKHNELKYEYIKNMTYLDLVFRETLRKYPPGPLILRKSITNYTFNNTKISIPEESFVWIPLYAIHHDPKIYPNPDAFIPERFNDDVIATRHPMHYLPFGDGPRNCIGARFAVYQSKIGLITILWNYKVEVCNKTMIPYEINPAAFLLTPKGGIYLKFTKIKNDEEILN, encoded by the exons atgtttgattattttcaaatattaattgcatttGTCGCAATTTTTCTcactttgtattattattttacattaaattttaatttctggaAAAATCGCAATGTGGTTGCACCTAAACCGATACCATTTTTTGGAAATACCAAGGATgtcatattaagaaaaattgaaataagtaattttatagcgaaattatataagaaatacgaCAATGAGGCAATGTTCGGGATATTCTTCGGTAGTTCGCCTAATCTCGTTTTGCGCGATTTAGATCTCATCAaagatgttttaattaaagatttctcTACGTTTGACGAACGAGGATTCAAGATTTCTGAACgg GCTGACCCATTGAATGCAAATCTCTTTAATTTGGATGTTAAAAGATGGCGACCATTAAGAATAAGATTGTCATCAGTATTTACTTCTggtaaattgaaagaaatgttCCCCTTTATGTTGGAATGTGCCGAACGTTTAGAGCAATGTTTAGAAAATGCTGTGAAAAGAGAAGGATTTGTAGattgttttgaaatatcagCGAGATACACCACAGATGTTATTGGAAGTTGCGCTTTTGGAATCAACATGAACGCGTTGTCAGATGAATGTAGTGAATTTCGCAGaataggaaaaagaatttttgatcTAGATAAAAACATTCTAAGATCTTTTCTTCGACAATTCTTTCCACAGTTCTATAATTTACTTGGTTTTGTAATACCATATTCAGAAACAAGCATATTTgtgacaaaatttatttcagaaatgattaaatataggGAAGAAAATAATGTGGTAAAAGCAGATTTTGTAAACTCATTAATGGAATTGAAAAAACACTCGGAAAAGTTGCAGAATATta aaataaCAGATAATTTACTTGCTGCACAAGCTTTTGTTTTCTTTGCTGCTGGATTTGAAACATCATCGACAACAATGGCACATGCTCTTTATGAAATGGCTTTGAATCCTCACATACAAGATAAAgtacgaaaagaaataaaagaattccaTGCCAAAAATAATGGGAATTTCACATACGAAGAagttaagaaaatgaaatatttggacAAAGTATTTaaag AAACACTTAGAAAATATCCACCAGGGGTGTTTCTAAAGCGAAAATGCAACTCTAATTATACCTTCAATGGTACAAAAGTATCGATACCTGCTGGAACTTCTGTAATTATTCCTGTGTATTCAATTCAAACAGATCCAAAATTCTATGAAAATCCAGATGTATTTGATCCTGAAAGATTTAATGAGGATGCAGTAGCTGCAAGGCATCCAATGAGTTATTTACCATTTGGTAATGGACCAAGGAATTGCATtg gaaTACGATTTGGCATTTATCAAACAAAAGTTGGACTGATAAGAatgttacaaaatttcaaagtaaatgtTTGCGAAAAGACAATGATTccttatataaagaaaataaattcatttacattGGCCCCTaaagatggaatttttttgaaagtagaaaaaataacTGATTgtggaaaaatacaaaataat AAACCGTATCATACATTGAGTTTTTACTTCGTGTCAAAACA aaaatttaattatatccattatttcttcattaaattaacttataaaaCAAGAATGCCaagtttagaaattatttttggaatcatcttattatttctggcaatttattattatttcacttcAACGTTCGATTTTTGGAAAGTTCGTGGAGTACCTGGACCAAAGCCGATACCAATATTcggtaatataaaaaatgtaatgctTTTAAGAACGTCTATGTGccactatttaaaaaaactctgTGAAGAATATAAACATGAACCTATGATTGGAATATTCACTAGAAAAACACCTATACTCATTATTCAAGATCCAGATCTTATAAAGGATGTTTTAATAAGGGATTTTTCTAAGTTTGCCAACCGAGGAATTCCTATTCATGAAaag gcAGAACCATTATCTTCACATCTCTTCAATTTGGAGGTAGAAAGATGGCGTCCATTAAGAACAAGACTTTCGCCAGTATTTACATCTGgcaaattgaaagaaatgtttCCCTTAATATTAGACTGTGCAAAACATTTGGAACAATATCTGGATAAACTGATATtaagagaagaatttataGAATGTCGTGAATTAACAGCTAAATATACAACAGATGTGATAGGTAGCTGTGCCTTTGGTATCGAAATGAATGCACTGTCTGACGAAGAAAGCGAATTTCGTCGAATAGGTAGAAAAGTATTTGCCAATTCATTTGGGCAAATCTTAAGATTTCGATTTAGACAAATTTTCCcacgaatttataatttacttgcTTTCATATTACCACCAATGGAAGTCACAAAGTTCCTCACGAATATTATCGTAAGTACAATGAAATACAGACAGGAAAACAACATTGTGAGGCCTGATTTTGTCAATATGCTTATAGAGCTTAAAAAACATCcagataaattagaaaatatta aattaacgGATACTTTATTAACGGCACAAGCATTCGTTTTCTTCATTGCTGGATTTGAAACTTCTTCGTCAGCTATAAGCAACGCACTTTATGAATTAGCTTTAAATCCTGAAATTCAAGATAAGTTACGGCAAgagattaaagaatatttcaataaacataatgaattgaaatacgaatatataaaaaatatgacataTCTGGATTTAGTATTTCGTG aaacattaagaaaatatcCACCTGGACCACTTATATTAAGGAAGTCAATAACTAATTATACTTTcaacaatacaaaaatttctatacCAGAAGAAAGTTTTGTATGGATACCATTATATGCAATTCATCATGATCCTAAGATTTATCCAAATCCTGATGCTTTTATTCCTGAAAGATTTAATGATGATGTCATTGCAACACGACATCCAATGCACTATTTACCTTTTGGTGATGGACCCAGAAATTGTATtg GAGCACGATTTGCAGTTTACCAATCCAAAATTGGTTTGATAACAATACTTTGGAATTATAAAGTTGAAGTTTGCAATAAAACTATGATTCCATATGAAATTAATCCAGCTGCTTTCTTATTAACACCAAAAGgaggaatatatttaaaatttacaaaaataaaaaatgatgaagaaattttaaattga